From a single Triticum urartu cultivar G1812 unplaced genomic scaffold, Tu2.1 TuUngrouped_contig_6838, whole genome shotgun sequence genomic region:
- the LOC125531144 gene encoding protein LURP-one-related 8-like, translating to MAKVHPNLAVPSLGMAAAAAAEPVTLTVWRKSLLFNCRGFTVFDASGNLVYRVDIYASDSRAEVVLMDAAGRPVLTVRRKKAISLMGDQWLVFPGEARWTRCSGGRGCSGAGPRSAAETGSPPSVCLLRFPTLFGPESRTAPMCPPSLSLFFVSFLETFSLIYMKVYVHRNPS from the coding sequence ATGGCGAAGGTGCACCCGAACCTGGCCGTGCCGTCTCTggggatggcggcggcggcggcggcggagccgGTGACACTGACGGTGTGGCGCAAGTCGCTGCTCTTCAACTGCCGGGGGTTCACGGTGTTCGACGCCAGCGGCAACCTGGTGTACCGCGTGGACATCTACGCGTCCGACTCCCGCGCGGAGGTGGTGCTCATGGACGCGGCGGGGCGGCCCGTGCTCACCGTGCGCCGCAAAAAGGCCATCAGCCTCATGGGCGACCAGTGGCTGGTGTTCCCCGGCGAGGCGCGCTGGACCAGATGCTCGGGAGGCCGGGGCTGCTCAGGAGCTGGTCCTCGTAGCGCCGCCGAGACTGGGTCGCCTCCTTCGGTTTGCCTCCTTCGATTTCCGACATTGTTTGGGCCCGAGAGCAGAACAGCTCCGATGTgccccccttctctctctcttttttttgtttcctttttggAAACTTTCTCTTTGATATATATGAAGGTCTATGTGCATCGAAATCCTTCTTGA